In Achromobacter spanius, the following proteins share a genomic window:
- a CDS encoding glutathione S-transferase family protein — translation MITLYDHPRSGNCYKVRLFLSLINLPYRREFIDVLARKNQTDAFERISAWRQVPAIDDDGLAVWDSHAILLYLAQKHAPQWLAPLPHSAQMVSWISVSANEIANSLQPLRLTKVVSLAEAAHHLGVSEAMLDLNGLQQRTDRLLKLIEKRLDASPWLATVPSVADIACYGYLALAEEAEIDVNAYPAISAWRRRIEALPGYVAPGQVT, via the coding sequence ATGATCACGCTCTACGACCATCCTCGATCCGGCAACTGCTACAAGGTGCGCCTCTTTCTGTCCCTGATCAATTTGCCCTATCGGCGGGAATTCATCGATGTGCTGGCGCGCAAGAACCAGACCGACGCGTTTGAACGCATTAGCGCGTGGCGGCAAGTGCCGGCGATCGACGACGACGGCCTGGCGGTTTGGGACAGCCACGCGATTCTGCTTTACCTGGCGCAGAAGCACGCCCCGCAATGGCTGGCGCCGCTTCCTCATAGCGCGCAGATGGTCTCATGGATATCGGTGTCGGCAAACGAGATTGCCAACAGCTTGCAGCCGCTGCGCCTGACCAAGGTGGTGAGCCTTGCCGAGGCCGCCCATCACCTGGGCGTGAGCGAAGCCATGCTTGATTTGAACGGGCTGCAACAGCGGACCGATCGGTTGCTGAAGCTGATCGAAAAGCGCCTTGACGCAAGCCCTTGGCTGGCGACTGTACCCAGCGTCGCGGATATCGCCTGCTATGGCTATCTGGCGTTGGCCGAAGAGGCCGAGATTGATGTGAACGCCTATCCCGCGATATCGGCCTGGCGTCGTCGTATCGAAGCACTGCCGGGCTATGTCGCGCCCGGGCAGGTGACGTAA
- a CDS encoding NIPSNAP family protein — protein sequence MLYDVRTYTCRAGTIKKHLALYAEHGYEVQSRHLGKPLAYMQTETGDVNSYMHIWVYDSAADREAKRQALQKDPAWAGYLTKSADAGYLISQVNRLMTPTAFFKP from the coding sequence ATGCTTTACGACGTACGTACCTACACCTGCCGCGCCGGCACCATCAAGAAGCATCTGGCGCTGTATGCCGAGCACGGCTATGAAGTGCAAAGCCGCCACCTGGGCAAGCCCCTGGCCTACATGCAGACCGAGACGGGTGACGTGAACAGCTACATGCACATCTGGGTCTATGACAGCGCCGCCGACCGCGAAGCGAAACGCCAGGCGTTGCAGAAAGATCCCGCCTGGGCCGGCTACCTGACCAAGAGCGCCGACGCCGGCTATCTGATCAGCCAGGTCAACCGGCTCATGACGCCCACGGCGTTTTTCAAGCCCTGA
- a CDS encoding alpha/beta hydrolase — MHSLSGSPKEMRLLARSLNLQGYTVLTVTLAGHGGTREHLVNTSWLDWLASVRRGADLLASLVDRLVVGGFSTGAVLALALAQERPLHVAGVLALSPAFRHDGRDMPRYARLAFLMPVLRALGIGQRRVFAERSLQMDQPGTPWWALPQMRKLTASVLRRMNLLRAPCLVMHARHDDIASVSNALEIVHRACNTNVSLQLLADSPHLITMGRERREVIARVAAFVNGIAEAPALQGEALRA; from the coding sequence GTGCACAGCCTGAGCGGCAGCCCCAAGGAAATGCGCCTGCTGGCGCGCAGCCTGAACCTTCAGGGTTACACGGTGCTGACGGTGACGCTGGCGGGCCATGGCGGCACGCGGGAACACCTGGTGAATACAAGCTGGCTGGATTGGCTGGCCAGCGTGCGGCGTGGGGCAGATCTGCTGGCAAGCCTGGTCGATCGCCTGGTGGTTGGCGGATTCTCGACAGGAGCGGTGCTGGCGCTGGCCCTGGCGCAGGAACGCCCGCTGCACGTGGCGGGTGTGCTGGCCTTGTCGCCCGCTTTCCGACATGACGGCAGGGACATGCCGCGCTATGCCCGGCTGGCCTTCCTGATGCCCGTGCTGCGGGCGCTGGGCATCGGCCAACGCCGCGTGTTTGCAGAACGATCGCTCCAAATGGATCAGCCCGGTACCCCCTGGTGGGCGCTTCCCCAGATGCGAAAGCTGACGGCGTCGGTGTTGCGTCGCATGAACCTGCTGCGGGCGCCTTGCCTGGTCATGCATGCCCGGCACGATGACATCGCGTCCGTGTCGAACGCCTTAGAAATCGTGCATCGGGCATGCAACACGAACGTGTCCTTGCAGTTGCTGGCAGACAGCCCCCACCTGATCACGATGGGTCGCGAGCGCCGCGAAGTGATCGCGCGGGTGGCGGCGTTCGTCAACGGGATTGCCGAGGCGCCGGCGCTTCAGGGGGAGGCGCTCAGGGCTTGA
- a CDS encoding alpha/beta fold hydrolase, translated as MTNPIDPQRRRLLATTSTLAAASLLNLAASGSALAKATSPSSNTAGGGSATPFSDIRQIRAGTLDVGYVDVGPANGPVAVLLHGWPYDIHAFADVAPRLTTAGYRVIIPYLRGYGSTRFLSSDTPRNGQQAAIAVDVIALMDALKIERAVIAGFDWGARTADIMAALWPERCQALVSVSGYLIGSQEGNRKPLPPQAEFQWWYQFYFATERGAAGYAANRDGFNKLIWQLASPQWKFDDATYQRSARSFDNPDHVAVVIHNYRWRLALAEGEAQYDELEKRLAAAPKISVPTITLEGDANGAPHPPPAAYAKQFTGKYQHRTITGGIGHNLPQEAPQAFAEAVLQVAGR; from the coding sequence ATGACGAACCCCATCGACCCGCAGCGCCGCCGCCTGCTAGCCACGACCTCGACGCTGGCTGCCGCCAGTCTGCTGAACCTTGCCGCAAGCGGCAGCGCTTTGGCCAAGGCAACATCCCCATCCTCGAACACCGCAGGCGGCGGCAGCGCCACGCCATTCAGCGATATCCGCCAGATCCGCGCCGGCACGCTTGATGTGGGCTATGTAGACGTAGGCCCGGCCAACGGCCCCGTCGCCGTCCTGCTGCACGGCTGGCCCTACGATATTCACGCCTTCGCCGACGTGGCGCCCCGGCTTACCACCGCCGGCTACCGCGTGATCATTCCCTATCTGCGCGGCTATGGGTCCACCCGCTTCCTGTCGTCGGACACGCCCCGCAATGGCCAACAGGCGGCCATTGCCGTCGACGTCATTGCACTGATGGATGCGTTGAAGATCGAACGCGCGGTCATCGCCGGATTCGATTGGGGTGCGCGCACCGCCGACATCATGGCCGCGCTGTGGCCCGAACGCTGCCAGGCGCTGGTCTCGGTCAGCGGCTACCTGATCGGCAGCCAGGAGGGCAACCGCAAGCCGCTGCCCCCGCAGGCGGAATTCCAGTGGTGGTATCAGTTCTACTTCGCCACCGAACGCGGCGCGGCGGGCTACGCCGCCAACCGCGACGGCTTCAACAAGCTGATCTGGCAACTGGCGTCGCCCCAATGGAAGTTCGACGACGCCACCTATCAGCGTTCGGCCCGGTCATTCGACAACCCGGATCATGTGGCGGTCGTCATCCATAACTACCGCTGGCGCCTGGCATTGGCCGAAGGCGAAGCGCAGTACGACGAGCTGGAAAAGCGCCTGGCGGCGGCACCGAAGATCAGCGTGCCGACGATCACCCTGGAAGGCGACGCCAACGGCGCGCCGCATCCGCCCCCTGCCGCCTACGCCAAGCAGTTCACCGGCAAATACCAGCACCGCACCATCACCGGCGGCATCGGCCACAACCTGCCGCAAGAGGCGCCGCAGGCGTTTGCGGAGGCCGTGCTTCAGGTGGCGGGACGCTGA
- a CDS encoding glycosyltransferase family 4 protein, with amino-acid sequence MRILHTLAEPSLGGLEFRTLEQASWLQDHGYDVAIASPSGSAVSHAARERHLTTVDIDFKPAYSPLTVLALRRAIKALHIQIIDSHSRADGKTAALCRDLCAVVRTRHFAKPMRTSPRRRLEWHIGCDHVIATSNVGKQELLAARLMREDRISVVGEWAGDEFFRPAGEPEAALHIRRDLQIPAANEAYVIATIAMLRPEKGQADLLRAVQRLRVQGVPAVALVVGMATPSTQPYAYELYRLAVDLGIAEHVVFAGHRTDVPDMIRAADVVLVPSATEAWSRIVPEAFATGRPVVASNVGGLPEIVTPGKTGWLAAPSDVAGYVDCIMQVRNRPWHTQAIVSNARAFADTHFRLGEKMFRTLEAYRRAMDPSLPAEACQGEGASA; translated from the coding sequence ATGCGCATACTGCATACCCTGGCTGAGCCCAGCCTGGGTGGATTGGAATTTCGTACCCTGGAACAGGCAAGCTGGCTGCAAGACCACGGCTACGATGTGGCCATCGCCTCGCCCTCGGGCAGCGCCGTCAGCCACGCAGCGCGCGAGCGCCACCTGACGACCGTGGACATCGACTTCAAGCCGGCGTATTCGCCGTTGACCGTCCTGGCGCTGCGCCGCGCCATCAAGGCCTTGCACATCCAGATCATCGACAGCCATAGCCGCGCCGACGGCAAAACCGCCGCCCTCTGCCGCGACCTGTGCGCGGTTGTTCGAACCCGTCATTTCGCCAAGCCGATGCGCACCTCGCCGCGCCGTCGGCTGGAATGGCACATCGGCTGCGACCACGTCATCGCGACCAGCAACGTCGGCAAGCAGGAACTGCTGGCCGCGCGGCTGATGCGTGAAGATCGGATCAGCGTCGTGGGCGAGTGGGCCGGCGACGAGTTCTTCCGGCCGGCCGGCGAACCGGAAGCGGCCTTGCACATCCGGCGCGACCTGCAAATTCCTGCCGCCAACGAGGCTTACGTCATCGCCACCATCGCGATGCTGCGCCCGGAAAAAGGCCAGGCCGACCTGCTGCGCGCGGTGCAACGCCTGCGTGTCCAAGGGGTGCCCGCCGTGGCCCTGGTCGTGGGCATGGCCACCCCGTCCACTCAGCCCTATGCGTACGAGCTGTACCGCCTGGCGGTGGATCTGGGCATTGCGGAACATGTGGTGTTCGCCGGCCACCGGACCGATGTGCCCGACATGATCCGGGCGGCTGACGTGGTGCTGGTGCCATCGGCCACGGAAGCCTGGTCGCGCATCGTGCCCGAAGCCTTTGCTACGGGCCGGCCTGTCGTGGCCAGCAATGTGGGCGGCTTGCCCGAGATCGTCACGCCCGGCAAGACCGGCTGGCTGGCCGCGCCGAGTGACGTCGCGGGGTATGTCGATTGCATCATGCAAGTGCGAAACCGACCGTGGCATACGCAAGCCATCGTGAGCAACGCCCGTGCATTTGCGGACACGCATTTCCGCTTGGGCGAAAAGATGTTCCGTACGCTTGAGGCATACCGCCGCGCGATGGATCCGAGTCTGCCCGCTGAAGCCTGCCAGGGTGAGGGGGCGTCGGCGTGA
- a CDS encoding Bug family tripartite tricarboxylate transporter substrate binding protein, with the protein MNTPLRTPRRLAMTAMLAAATLVATSFAASAADYPERPLRIIVPFAAGGATDVIARTVAQSMSTRLGQPVVVENKAGANGNIGAVMAARAEPDGYTLLMATSSHAINSTLYHKLDYSLTGDFAGLSNLASVPLLLVVNPSVPAKTPAELAAYAKANGNRVNYASGGTGTASHLAGAQFNSLAGAQMTHVPYKGGAQALNDLMGGQVQIMFANLPEVLSQVQAGRLTPIAVTGQQRHAALPNVPAFSETAYPAMNARSWFGLFVPAATPAPVVEKLSHAITQGVADPAVQDKLKGLGADPVGDGHAAFQKYVNQEVERWSVLVKQSGATVD; encoded by the coding sequence ATGAATACCCCCCTGCGCACCCCGCGGCGACTGGCCATGACCGCGATGCTGGCTGCCGCGACCCTAGTCGCCACATCGTTCGCGGCATCGGCCGCCGATTATCCCGAACGCCCCCTGCGCATCATCGTGCCCTTTGCCGCGGGCGGCGCCACCGACGTGATCGCGCGCACCGTGGCGCAGTCCATGTCCACGCGCCTGGGCCAGCCGGTGGTGGTGGAGAACAAGGCCGGCGCCAACGGCAACATCGGCGCCGTCATGGCGGCGCGCGCCGAACCCGACGGCTACACCCTGCTGATGGCCACGTCCAGCCACGCCATCAATTCCACGCTTTATCACAAGCTAGACTACAGCCTGACGGGCGACTTCGCTGGCCTGTCGAACCTGGCGTCGGTGCCCTTGCTGCTGGTGGTGAACCCGTCGGTACCGGCCAAGACGCCCGCAGAGCTGGCCGCCTATGCCAAGGCCAACGGCAACCGCGTGAACTACGCCTCGGGCGGCACCGGCACGGCATCGCACCTGGCGGGCGCCCAGTTCAATTCGCTGGCTGGCGCGCAGATGACGCATGTGCCCTACAAAGGCGGCGCGCAAGCGCTCAATGACCTGATGGGTGGCCAGGTGCAGATCATGTTCGCGAACCTGCCGGAAGTGCTGTCGCAGGTGCAGGCCGGCCGCCTGACGCCCATCGCCGTGACGGGCCAGCAGCGCCACGCCGCGCTGCCCAACGTGCCGGCGTTCTCCGAGACGGCCTACCCGGCCATGAACGCCCGTTCCTGGTTCGGCCTCTTCGTGCCCGCGGCCACACCCGCACCCGTGGTGGAAAAGCTGTCGCACGCCATCACCCAAGGCGTGGCCGACCCCGCCGTGCAGGACAAGCTGAAAGGGCTGGGCGCCGACCCCGTCGGCGACGGCCATGCCGCCTTTCAAAAGTACGTGAACCAGGAAGTCGAGCGCTGGAGCGTGCTGGTGAAACAGTCCGGCGCCACGGTCGACTGA
- a CDS encoding glycosyltransferase family 9 protein, with the protein MSEIVVYVRSQSKLGDQIVAMPTLYQLKTWWPSQGISVVARDDVGGFYRALPWVDEFVRASTFGDYLRSLNKDTRLSVSLHHSSERFGLVNLLRRPPIRLGFRNARLSDMAWTHSHRKSLAEYIGQANLSLLAAYRPFDLAHAARACFQTLARPHLRTVQSADVVMIPGGGSGAFKRWSLANYLLLVDKLKRQLGDDTRFLFVLGRQEDAERDTLQAMQRPDFAIAYCQPIPELSAIMLRARLVVANDCGPSHIAQGACVPYVGIFNEPNPEWFWNRPGSAAVVPRHPGDRINAVTPDDVLAACLNVLEHHAHTAYPG; encoded by the coding sequence TTGTCGGAAATCGTTGTATATGTCAGAAGCCAGTCCAAGCTCGGCGACCAGATCGTCGCCATGCCGACGCTGTATCAACTGAAGACTTGGTGGCCGTCGCAGGGCATCAGCGTGGTTGCGCGTGATGATGTGGGCGGCTTTTATCGGGCGCTGCCCTGGGTGGATGAGTTTGTGCGCGCGTCGACATTCGGCGATTACCTGCGCAGCTTGAATAAAGACACGCGCCTCTCCGTCAGCCTGCATCACAGCAGCGAGCGTTTCGGTCTGGTCAACCTGCTGCGTCGGCCGCCGATCCGCCTGGGGTTTCGTAATGCACGCCTTAGCGACATGGCGTGGACACATTCCCACCGCAAGAGCCTCGCCGAATACATTGGCCAGGCCAATCTGAGCCTGCTGGCCGCGTACCGTCCGTTCGATCTTGCGCACGCAGCGCGTGCGTGTTTCCAGACGCTGGCGCGTCCGCATCTGCGCACCGTCCAGAGCGCCGATGTGGTGATGATTCCTGGTGGCGGCTCTGGCGCGTTCAAGCGCTGGAGCCTGGCGAACTACCTGCTGTTGGTCGACAAGCTCAAGCGGCAGTTGGGCGACGACACCCGCTTTCTGTTCGTGTTGGGCCGGCAAGAGGACGCGGAACGCGACACCTTGCAGGCCATGCAGCGGCCCGACTTCGCCATTGCCTATTGCCAGCCGATTCCCGAGCTAAGCGCCATCATGCTGCGCGCGCGCCTGGTGGTGGCCAATGACTGCGGCCCCTCGCATATTGCGCAAGGCGCCTGTGTGCCCTATGTCGGAATTTTCAACGAACCGAATCCGGAATGGTTCTGGAATCGGCCAGGCTCGGCCGCTGTCGTTCCGCGCCATCCGGGCGACAGAATCAACGCCGTCACGCCCGATGATGTGCTGGCCGCCTGCCTTAATGTATTGGAGCATCATGCGCATACTGCATACCCTGGCTGA
- a CDS encoding type II toxin-antitoxin system RelE/ParE family toxin: MELKWTSKALSDLAPLYEFLAPANAPAAARAVQALVKAPGILLTHPRIGEQLFQFEPREVRKILVGQFEVRYEIQGSIIYVLRLWHSREER, from the coding sequence ATGGAACTGAAATGGACCAGCAAGGCGCTTTCCGATCTGGCGCCCTTGTATGAATTCCTGGCCCCGGCGAATGCGCCCGCAGCCGCGCGCGCGGTCCAGGCGCTGGTAAAAGCGCCCGGCATATTGCTGACCCATCCCCGTATTGGCGAACAGCTATTCCAGTTCGAACCGCGAGAGGTTCGAAAAATACTCGTCGGGCAGTTTGAGGTGCGCTACGAAATTCAGGGTTCGATCATCTACGTGTTGCGGCTGTGGCACAGCCGAGAGGAACGCTGA
- a CDS encoding thiamine pyrophosphate-binding protein, translating to MNDTPQLMTGGQHVVRALLEHGVDTVFGVPGESYLDVLNALYTERERIRLVSCRHEGAASFMAEAHGKLTGRPGICMVTRGPGATNASIGVQTAFQDSTPLIVLVGQVGNDMVEREAFQEIDYRRMFGQFSKWVAQIDSAARVTEYMNRAFSVAMSGRPGPVVLALPEDMLTELAAPQDCGTIQFPQAHPAPDAMADMRALLAGARRPLMIVGGSGWSSAGLDSLARFASRNGLPVACSFRRQDLYDNHHPQYVGEVGIGVNPELAEAVRRADVILAVGARLGEMVTGGYTLLQSPVPKQTLIHVLASPEELGRVYQPTVKIPSGLDAFADAAAALDPLDAAPWRGWLDELRQSYLRYTEPPATALRMDPARVIVALREGLDARAILTNGAGNYSAWAHRYYRFSHPRTQLAPTSGAMGYGVPAAIAAKLRHPERQVVCLAGDGCFLMTSQELATAKQHRLAIVFIVFNNGMYGTIRMHQEVHYPGRTIGTDLCNPDFVAYAESFGVPAERVDSHEGFAPALARALDSGSPYLIELSLDPEVITPRATLTSLREKARLAAS from the coding sequence ATGAACGACACTCCCCAATTGATGACGGGCGGCCAGCATGTGGTGCGCGCGCTGCTGGAACACGGCGTGGACACGGTATTCGGCGTGCCCGGCGAAAGCTATCTGGACGTGCTGAACGCGCTGTACACGGAACGCGAGCGCATCCGCCTGGTGTCCTGCCGCCACGAAGGCGCGGCCTCATTCATGGCCGAAGCGCACGGCAAGCTGACGGGCCGGCCGGGCATCTGCATGGTCACGCGCGGGCCCGGCGCCACCAATGCCAGCATCGGCGTGCAGACGGCGTTTCAGGATTCCACGCCGCTTATCGTGCTGGTGGGCCAGGTGGGTAACGACATGGTGGAGCGCGAGGCGTTTCAGGAAATCGACTACCGGCGCATGTTCGGGCAGTTCAGCAAATGGGTGGCGCAGATCGACAGCGCCGCGCGCGTCACCGAATACATGAACCGCGCGTTCTCGGTGGCGATGTCGGGCCGGCCTGGCCCCGTGGTGCTGGCGCTGCCCGAGGACATGCTGACCGAGTTGGCCGCGCCCCAGGACTGCGGGACGATTCAGTTTCCGCAGGCGCACCCGGCGCCCGATGCGATGGCCGACATGCGCGCCCTGCTGGCCGGCGCACGGCGGCCGCTGATGATCGTGGGTGGTTCGGGCTGGAGCAGCGCGGGCCTGGACAGCCTGGCCCGCTTTGCCAGCCGGAACGGACTGCCCGTGGCGTGCTCGTTCCGCCGGCAAGACCTGTACGACAACCACCATCCGCAATACGTGGGCGAAGTGGGCATCGGCGTCAATCCGGAACTGGCCGAGGCCGTGCGCCGCGCCGACGTGATCCTGGCGGTGGGCGCGCGCCTGGGCGAAATGGTGACGGGCGGCTATACGCTGCTGCAATCTCCCGTGCCCAAGCAGACGCTGATTCATGTGCTGGCCAGCCCGGAAGAGCTGGGCCGGGTGTATCAGCCCACCGTGAAAATACCGTCGGGCCTGGACGCCTTCGCGGACGCGGCCGCCGCACTGGACCCGCTGGACGCGGCCCCGTGGCGCGGCTGGCTCGACGAACTGCGGCAGAGCTACCTGCGCTACACCGAACCGCCCGCCACCGCGCTGCGCATGGACCCGGCACGTGTCATCGTCGCCCTGCGCGAAGGCTTGGATGCGCGCGCCATCCTCACCAACGGCGCGGGCAACTACAGCGCCTGGGCGCATCGCTACTACCGTTTCAGCCATCCCCGCACCCAGCTTGCGCCCACCAGCGGCGCCATGGGCTACGGCGTGCCCGCCGCCATTGCGGCCAAGCTGCGCCACCCCGAACGGCAGGTAGTGTGCCTGGCCGGCGACGGCTGCTTTCTGATGACCTCGCAGGAGCTGGCCACCGCCAAGCAGCACCGTCTGGCCATCGTCTTCATTGTGTTCAACAACGGCATGTACGGCACGATCCGCATGCACCAGGAAGTGCACTACCCGGGCCGGACCATCGGCACGGACCTCTGCAACCCCGACTTCGTGGCCTACGCGGAATCGTTCGGCGTGCCCGCCGAGCGAGTGGACAGCCACGAAGGCTTCGCGCCCGCCTTGGCGCGCGCGCTGGATAGCGGGTCGCCGTATTTGATCGAACTCAGTCTGGACCCCGAGGTGATCACGCCTCGGGCCACCCTGACCAGCTTGCGCGAAAAGGCGCGGCTTGCCGCATCCTGA
- a CDS encoding MFS transporter, giving the protein MEAISRPDVNVGAGKKPNLLRISVATVVGTAVEAFDFLAYGTAAALVFNKLFFPQFDPLTGTLAAFAAFASGMLARPVGGILFGHFGDRIGRKSMLTLSLLMMGICTVLIGLLPTYEQIGVWAPILLVALRIGQGLSFGGELGGAMLMAVEHAPPRWRGFFGSLPLVGSPLGILLSVGAFALVTRLPEEDFLSWGWRLPFLASAVLIVVGILIRRGIDESPDFARVKSEQTQVKLPVAELLSKHGKALLLCVGCKLAEVTLIYTFLVFSVSYAVSTLGFNRSDALQALLYGAAVMTFTIPLFGILGDRYGARRVCGWGGLLLGVMAIPIFMAVGSGSLLAYSVAAFVAMALNYAMMIAPQSSLYAAQFPPELRYSGLSIGVQFSAAIGGGLAPMVSAMLVARFDSIVPVGGYLAVLGVIAGTSAFLMKPTPARRAS; this is encoded by the coding sequence ATGGAAGCGATCTCTCGACCGGACGTGAATGTGGGGGCTGGAAAAAAGCCGAACCTGCTTCGAATATCCGTGGCGACCGTGGTGGGTACGGCCGTCGAAGCGTTTGATTTTCTAGCCTATGGCACGGCCGCGGCGCTGGTTTTCAATAAGCTGTTCTTTCCGCAGTTCGACCCCTTGACCGGCACGCTGGCCGCGTTTGCCGCCTTTGCCAGCGGCATGCTTGCGCGCCCCGTCGGCGGGATCCTGTTCGGGCACTTTGGGGATCGCATCGGGCGCAAGTCCATGTTGACGCTGAGCCTGCTGATGATGGGCATCTGTACGGTGCTGATCGGCTTGCTACCCACGTATGAACAAATTGGCGTGTGGGCGCCGATCTTGCTGGTGGCGCTACGCATCGGGCAAGGTTTGTCGTTTGGCGGCGAGCTGGGTGGCGCCATGCTGATGGCGGTGGAACACGCGCCGCCACGCTGGCGGGGGTTCTTTGGCAGCCTGCCGTTGGTCGGGTCGCCGCTGGGCATTTTGCTGTCGGTGGGCGCGTTTGCCTTGGTCACGCGGCTGCCTGAAGAAGACTTCCTGTCCTGGGGCTGGCGCCTGCCGTTCCTTGCCAGCGCGGTGCTGATCGTGGTCGGCATATTGATACGCCGAGGCATCGATGAATCGCCCGATTTTGCTCGCGTCAAATCCGAGCAAACCCAGGTCAAGCTGCCCGTGGCGGAATTGCTCAGCAAGCATGGCAAGGCGCTCTTGCTGTGTGTGGGTTGCAAGCTGGCCGAAGTGACGCTGATCTACACCTTCCTGGTCTTCTCCGTGTCGTACGCGGTGTCCACGCTGGGCTTTAACCGGTCGGACGCGCTGCAAGCGCTGCTGTACGGCGCGGCGGTGATGACGTTCACCATTCCCTTGTTCGGCATATTGGGCGACCGCTATGGCGCCCGGCGCGTGTGCGGCTGGGGCGGGCTGTTGCTGGGCGTGATGGCCATCCCCATCTTCATGGCCGTGGGCAGTGGCTCGCTGCTGGCCTACAGCGTGGCGGCGTTTGTGGCCATGGCCTTGAATTACGCGATGATGATTGCACCGCAATCCAGCTTGTATGCCGCGCAGTTTCCGCCGGAGTTACGGTACTCGGGCTTGTCGATCGGCGTACAGTTTTCCGCGGCAATCGGCGGTGGATTGGCGCCGATGGTGTCGGCGATGTTGGTGGCGCGCTTTGACAGCATTGTGCCCGTGGGCGGATACCTGGCCGTGCTGGGCGTTATTGCGGGCACGTCGGCATTCTTGATGAAGCCCACCCCGGCACGGCGCGCTTCTTGA
- a CDS encoding CopG family ribbon-helix-helix protein has translation MPVATKVLTAHVPLPLAEKVDQMAARLERSRGWIMKQALSAWIAQEEERDRLTQEALADVEAGRVVDHQAVQAWAESLGTDKPLPVPR, from the coding sequence ATGCCCGTAGCCACCAAGGTGCTGACCGCACACGTGCCGCTCCCGCTGGCCGAGAAGGTAGATCAGATGGCTGCTCGTCTTGAACGCTCGCGCGGCTGGATCATGAAGCAGGCGCTTTCCGCTTGGATCGCACAAGAGGAAGAACGCGATCGACTTACCCAGGAAGCGCTGGCTGATGTCGAGGCCGGTCGCGTGGTTGACCACCAGGCCGTGCAAGCGTGGGCAGAAAGTCTGGGTACCGACAAGCCGTTGCCGGTACCCCGCTGA
- a CDS encoding helix-turn-helix domain-containing protein — protein MSAGTPTPFPAPFPTFETSDFSGEGSFYFDLVRLQDRDDIPRGFLHRHNYYHLLWMSEASGTHMLDFEQHEVRDHSVFFLSPGQIHAWTSSVKPRGYVLNISTDFFAHMFPRADDIAKFPFFHLAGGSPAIYLSREQHDGMLPLLNEIERETRDRQTGRFDVVRSYLLILLTQLRRLYPADERETAAGPSYSLTKRFTMLIEEHYLEFSAIRQYADALCVSERQLNEAVKRSVGRTASQLVQERIALEAKRLLSNTGLSINEIAFQLNFEDPSYFARFFKKHTGSTAGDFRKKYDRPIG, from the coding sequence TTGTCCGCAGGCACACCCACGCCCTTCCCGGCACCGTTTCCCACCTTTGAAACCTCCGATTTCTCGGGCGAGGGGTCGTTCTATTTCGATCTGGTGCGCCTGCAGGACCGCGACGATATTCCGCGCGGCTTCCTGCACCGGCACAACTACTACCATCTGCTCTGGATGAGCGAGGCCAGCGGCACCCACATGCTGGACTTCGAGCAGCACGAGGTGCGCGACCACTCGGTATTTTTCCTGTCGCCCGGCCAGATCCACGCCTGGACCTCTTCCGTGAAGCCGCGCGGCTACGTGCTGAACATCAGTACGGACTTCTTCGCGCACATGTTCCCGCGCGCGGACGACATCGCCAAGTTTCCCTTCTTCCATCTGGCGGGCGGCTCGCCCGCCATTTATCTGTCGCGCGAGCAGCACGACGGCATGCTGCCGCTGCTGAACGAAATCGAACGCGAAACGCGCGACCGCCAGACCGGGCGCTTCGACGTGGTGCGCTCTTACCTGCTGATCCTGCTGACGCAGTTGCGCCGCCTCTACCCGGCCGACGAACGCGAGACGGCCGCCGGCCCCAGCTATTCGCTGACCAAGCGCTTCACCATGCTGATCGAGGAACACTATCTGGAATTCAGCGCCATCCGCCAATACGCGGACGCGCTGTGCGTCAGCGAACGCCAGCTCAACGAGGCCGTCAAGCGCAGCGTGGGGCGCACCGCCAGCCAACTGGTGCAGGAGCGCATTGCGCTTGAGGCCAAGCGCCTGCTCAGCAACACGGGCTTGAGCATCAACGAAATCGCGTTCCAGCTTAACTTCGAAGACCCCTCCTACTTCGCACGCTTCTTCAAGAAGCACACCGGCAGCACCGCCGGTGATTTCCGCAAGAAGTACGACCGCCCCATCGGCTGA